From a region of the Pongo pygmaeus isolate AG05252 chromosome 5, NHGRI_mPonPyg2-v2.0_pri, whole genome shotgun sequence genome:
- the DEFB112 gene encoding beta-defensin 112, translating to MKILLFFCILLFGVLIPPARSEGHHITFNRWKACTAIGGRCKNQCDDSEFRISYCARPTTRCCVTECDPTNPNNWIPEDSVGTQEWYPKDSHH from the exons ATGAAgatccttctctttttctgtattttgcttTTTGGAGTCCTTATTCCACCAG CCAGAAGTGAAGGGCACCATATCACCTTTAATAGGTGGAAGGCATGTACAGCGATTGGAGGTCGATGTAAAAATCAATGTGATGATAGTGAATTTAGGATTTCATACTGTGCAAGACCTACAACTCGTTGCTGCGTGACAGAATGTGACCCTACGAACCCAAATAATTGGATCCCAGAGGACTCAGTAGGGACTCAAGAATGGTACCCTAAAGACTCACATCATTGA